One part of the Schistocerca piceifrons isolate TAMUIC-IGC-003096 chromosome 2, iqSchPice1.1, whole genome shotgun sequence genome encodes these proteins:
- the LOC124777528 gene encoding uncharacterized protein LOC124777528, whose amino-acid sequence MKASLLLVAALLAVAEVHGQPEESTTASIGNEELSTGNITAESRFLGRSSYTEDDDDTICVAADNKFYLYANSLKLYSCYNQLPKVYVVKPKSQCKPYLSDCPRN is encoded by the exons CACTGCTAGCAGTGGCGGAGGTCCACGGACAACCAGAAGAGTCGACCACCGCCAGCATCGGAAATGAGGAACTAAGCACCGGCAATATCACGGCTGAGAGTAGATTTCTGGGGAGGTCGTCTTACACAGAAGATGACGACGATACCATTTGTGTCGCAGCAGACAACAAGTTCTACTTGTATGCTAATTCGCTGAAGCTGTATTCTTGCTACAACCAGCTACCGAAAG TTTACGTGGTGAAACCAAAGAGTCAGTGTAAACCATACCTGTCAGATTGTCCCAGGAACTAG